A stretch of the Dioscorea cayenensis subsp. rotundata cultivar TDr96_F1 chromosome 4, TDr96_F1_v2_PseudoChromosome.rev07_lg8_w22 25.fasta, whole genome shotgun sequence genome encodes the following:
- the LOC120258352 gene encoding IRK-interacting protein, with protein MEQQRFPRPKRISMASSSSTASSALSSSPVPPLRSPAITPIPEEEKEDERHTPTPLHPSFVPPKKTTRSTTAVSDDDDIAVSCNKCRPTSRDKISVVPLDPTASSPSRLFRSIFHSLTRRTPVPSSDSDEWRLAAAELSRKLLHATRRRDEALLEASRLKTSLSHLSRKLDRLESHCLDLQSSLDRCSQASQSPTQIGSLPIDPFLRAVSDSRSAVRLLSRSISAHLRPSTPKPLLLSLESMLNRVFYSDFETGLIPEPMDPIARCETNRKGYEEVRELGWEEVLSRGTRHYSEGLSRFCDRRMGEIVGMLGWGGSSGGGGSGPGQRAWPEGLLQAFFSAAKGVWLVHLLARSVHPPVPLIRVNPGARFEPDFMEDAAGSSRVVGPVSVRMMVAPGFYVYSTSCGVVKCKVLYNNNNNNNNNNNNNQGNGDINVSGRNNKKNSGKGPKGG; from the exons ATGGAACAGCAGCGCTTTCCCAGGCCCAAACGAATCTCCAtggcctcctcctcctccaccgccTCCTCCgccctctcttcttctcctGTTCCTCCTCTTCGCTCCCCTGCGATCACTCCA ATCCCcgaagaagagaaggaagatGAACGTCACACGCCGACCCCTCTCCACCCTTCGTTCGTGCCGCCCAAGAAGACCACCAGATCCACCACCGCCGTCTCCGACGACGACGACATCGCCGTCTCCTGCAACAAGTGTCGCCCCACCTCCCGCGACAAGATCTCCGTCGTCCCCCTTGACCCCACCGCTTCCAGCCCTAGTCGCCTCTTCCGCTCTATCTTCCACTCCCTAACCCGCCGGACCCCCGTACCCTCCTCCGACTCCGATGAATGGCGCCTCGCAGCCGCCGAACTCTCCCGCAAACTCCTCCACGCCACTCGCCGTCGCGACGAAGCCCTCCTCGAGGCCTCTCGTCTCAAAACCTCACTCTCTCACCTCTCTCGCAAACTCGATCGTCTCGAATCCCACTGCCTTGATCTCCAATCCTCCCTCGATCGCTGCTCCCAAGCCTCTCAATCCCCCACCCAGATCGGCTCACTCCCCATCGATCCCTTCCTCCGCGCCGTCTCCGATTCCCGATCCGCTGTCCGCCTCCTCTCACGATCCATCTCCGCCCACCTCCGACCCTCCACCCCCAAACCTCTCCTCCTCTCCCTCGAATCCATGCTCAACCGCGTCTTCTACTCCGATTTCGAAACCGGATTGATACCAGAACCCATGGATCCAATAGCACGCTGCGAGACGAACCGGAAGGGTTACGAGGAGGTGCGGGAGCTGGGCTGGGAAGAGGTGCTCAGCCGCGGCACGCGCCACTACAGCGAGGGACTGAGCCGATTCTGCGACCGGAGAATGGGGGAGATCGTAGGGATGCTGGGCTGGGGTGGCAGTAGCGGCGGAGGTGGCAGTGGCCCGGGGCAGCGTGCATGGCCGGAAGGACTCCTTCAAGCCTTCTTCAGCGCCGCTAAGGGCGTGTGGCTCGTTCACCTTCTCGCCCGCTCGGTTCACCCACCGGTTCCACTCATTCGGGTCAACCCGGGAGCCCGGTTTGAACCGGATTTCATGGAGGACGCCGCCGGTTCGAGTCGAGTGGTCGGTCCGGTGAGCGTGCGGATGATGGTGGCTCCCGGGTTCTACGTATACAGTACCAGCTGCGGCGTCGTCAAGTGTAAGGTtctctataataataataataataataataataataataataataatcaagggAACGGTGATATTAACGTTAGTGGTaggaataataagaagaatagtGGTAAGGGACCTAAGGGTGGGTGA
- the LOC120258405 gene encoding LOW QUALITY PROTEIN: protein CTR9 homolog (The sequence of the model RefSeq protein was modified relative to this genomic sequence to represent the inferred CDS: deleted 1 base in 1 codon), translating to MASVYIPVQNSEEEVRVALDQLPRDASDILDILKAEQAPLDLWLVIAREYFKQGKVEQFRQILEEGSSPEIDEYYADVKYERIAILNALGAYHTYLGKIETNRREKDEHFAAATDYYNRAARIDPYEPSTWIGKGQLCVARGELSKASDNFKIVLDTDPNSVPALVAKACIEFNNGENEDQYKKASESYKSSLELFKKALQIHPGCPAAVRLGIGLCRYRLGQFEKARQAFQRVLQLDPENVEALVALGIMDLQSSEVHGIWKGTEKMQRAFEIYPYCAMALNYLANHFFFTGQHFLVEQLTETALAVSNHKLMKAHSYYNLARSYHSKGDFDKAARYYMASVKEINRPQDFVLPYYGLGQVQLKLGDLRSALSSFEKVLEIHPENCDSLKAVGHIYVQLGQNDKALETFRKAARIDPKDAQAFMELGELLTLSDAVAALDALKTARTLIKKGGEEVPVELLNNIGVLYFERGEFEFAEQTFKEALGEGIWLSLLDGQNSVVDPSAYSVQYKDFTLFHQLEENGTALDLPWDKVTTMFNYARLFEQLHDTEKASILYRLILFKYPEYIDAYLRLAAMAKARNNIQLSIELIGEALKIDDKCPNALSMLGNLELKSDDWVKAKDTFRAAKDATDGKDSYATLCLGNWNYYAAMRSEKRGPKLEATHLEKAKELYTKVLMLRHGNLYAANGAGIVLAEKGQFDVSKDIFTQVQEAASGSIFVQMPDVWINLAHVYFAQGHFALAVKMYQNCLRKFYYNTDTQVLLYLARTHYEAEQWQECKKTLLRAIHLAPSNYTLRFDAGVAMQKFSASTLQKTKRTADEVRSTVTELKNAVRVFSQLSAACSSHAHGFDEKKIETHVGYCKHLLDAAKVHCEAAERDEQQNRQKLELARQVSLAEEARRKAEEQRKFQIERRRQEADLKQAIQQEEHFERVKELWKSSSNTSGNKRRDRDRTLGDDSEGGHGDRKRRKGSGKRRRKDKKSSRYEYEEEGEMEDEHEKAEEDDGHANDQDDDGAVRTQDQLMAAGLEDSDAEDDMAAPSNRKRRAWSSDEDNDDEPSGRHHDLSPAGRKEDSAGSDPDDARDTETRDEMHEPNMGAGDEDDD from the exons ATGGCGAGCGTCTACATCCCGGTGCAGAACTCCGAGGAGGAAGTGCGCGTGGCCCTCGACCAACTCCCCCGCGACGCCTCAGACATCCTCGATATCCTCAAGGCCGAGCAGGCTCCCCTCGATCTCTGGCTTGTCATCGCG agAGAATACTTTAAGCAAGGCAAGGTTGAGCAATTTCGGCAGATTTTGGAGGAAGGGTCTAGTCCGG AGATTGATGAATACTATGCTGATGTTAAGTATGAACGGATTGCCATCCTGAATGCC TTGGGAGCCTACCATACCTACCTGGGAAAGATTGAGACGAACAGAAGAGAGAAGGATGAGCATTTTGCTGCAGCAACTGATTATTACAACAGAGCTGCAAGAATTGACCCTTATGAACCTTCTACATGGATCGGAAAAG GCCAACTTTGTGTTGCTAGAGGTGAATTAAGCAAAGCATCCGATAACTTTAAAATTGTTTTGGATACCGATCCTAATAGTGTGCCAGCTCTCGTTGCAAAG GCCTGCATTGAGTTTAATAATGGGGAGAATGAAGATCAGTACAAGAAAGCTTCTGAGTCATATAAGAGCTCTTTAGAATTATTTAAG AAAGCTTTGCAAATCCATCCTGGGTGTCCTGCGGCAGTGAGACTTGGTATTGGTCTTTGCCGCTACAGGCTAGGTCAGTTTGAAAAAGCTAGGCAAGCTTTTCAGCGAGTTCTACAG TTAGATCCAGAAAATGTTGAGGCTTTGGTGGCTCTTGGAATCATGGACTTACAATCAAGCGAAG TTCATGGGATTTGGAAAGGAACGGAGAAAATGCAAAGAGCTTTTGAGATATATCCTTACTGTGCTATGGCCTTGAACTATCTGGCAAATCACTTTTTCTTTACTGGTCAGCATTTCCTGGTGGAGCAGTTAACTGAGACTGCTCTTGCTGTGAGCAACCATAAGTTGATGAAAGCACATTCCTACTACAACCTTGCAAGATCATATCACAGCAAG GGAGATTTTGATAAAGCTGCAAGGTATTATATGGCATCTGTCAAGGAAATCAACAGGCCTCAAGACTTTGTTCTGCCTTATTATG GACTTGGACAAGTCCAGTTGAAGTTGGGTGATCTTAGAAGTGCACTTTCAAGCTTTGAAAAGGTCTTGGAGATTCACCCGGAAAATTGTGATAGCCTTAAA GCTGTTGGACACATTTATGTTCAGCTTGGTCAAAATGATAAGGCCTTGGAGACCTTTCGCAAAGCCGCACGGATTGACCCGAAAGATGCTCAG GCATTTATGGAGCTAGGAGAGTTGCTTACATTATCAGATGCAGTGGCTGCTTTGGATGCACTCAAAACT GCTCGCACACTGATTAAGAAAGGAGGTGAAGAAGTACCTGTTGAATTGCTCAACAACATAGGTGTTCTTTACTTTGAAAGAGGAGAATTTGAG TTTGCTGAACAAACTTTCAAGGAGGCTTTAGGAGAAGGTATTTGGCTCTCTCTTCTGGATGGACAGAATTCTGTCGTGGATCCCAGTGCCTATTCTGTCCAGTACAAGGATTTTACACTATTCCATCAACTTGAGGAAAATGGCACAGCATTGGATCTTCCTTGGGACAAAGTCACAACAATGTTTAACTATGCCAGGTTATTTGAGCAACTACATGATACTGAGAAAGCTAGCATTTTATACAGGCTGATCCTGTTCAAG TATCCAGAATATATTGATGCTTATCTGAGACTTGCTGCCATGGCCAAAGCTCGGAACAATATACAATTAAGCATTGAATTG ATAGGAGAGGCTCTTAAAATTGATGACAAATGCCCCAATGCTCTTTCCATGCTTGGTAATTTGGAGCTCAAAAGCGATGACTGGGTTAAAGCAAAAGACACCTTCCGTGCTGCCAAAGATGCTACTGATGGCAAAGATTCGTATGCCACTCTTTGTCTG GGGAACTGGAACTACTATGCAGCCATGCGTTCTGAGAAAAGAGGCCCGAAATTGGAGGCTACTCACCTTGAAAAAGCTAAGGAACTGTATACCAAA GTTTTGATGCTACGCCATGGAAACTTGTATGCTGCAAATGGTGCTGGCATTGTGTTGGCTGAGAAAGGTCAATTTGATGTTTCAAAGGATATATTTACACAG GTTCAAGAAGCAGCATCTGGAAGTATCTTTGTTCAAATGCCAGATGTATGGATAAATCTGGCTCATGTTTACTTTGCCCAAGGCCATTTTGCATTGGCTGTGAAAATG TATCAAAATTGCTTGCGGAAGTTCTATTATAACACAGATACACAAGTTCTTCTATATTTGGCACGCACCCACTATGAGGCTGAACAGTGGCAAGAATGCAAGAAGACTTTGCTTAGAGCAATTCATTTGGCACCCTCAAATTACACACTTCGGTTTGATGCTGGAGTTGCAATGCAAAAGTTTTCTGCATCAACACTGCAGAAGACAAAAAGAACTGCTGATGAG GTACGCTCAACAGTAACAGAATTGAAAAATGCTGTTCGTGTGTTCAGCCAGTTGTCTGCGGCATGCAGTTCTCATGCTCATGGAtttgatgagaaaaaaatagagacCCATGTTGGTTATTGCAAGCATTTGCTAGATGCTGCTAAAGTTCATTGTGAAGCAGCTGAGCGTGATGAACAGCAGAACCGTCAAAAATTAGAACTTGCCCGCCAGGTGTCCTTGGCCGAGGAAGCTCGGCGTAAGGCTGAAGAACAGAGAAAATTTCAG ATTGAACGCAGAAGACAAGAGGCTGATCTCAAACAAGCAATACAACAAGAGGAACACTTCGAGCGTGTAAAg GAACTATGGAAAAGTTCAAGCAACACTTCTGGCAATAAGAGGAGGGATAGAGATAGGACATTAGGTGATGATTCAGAGGGAGGACATGGTGACAGGAAGAGGAGGAAAGGCAGTGGAAAGAGGAGGAGGAAGGATAAAAAGTCTTCGCGTTATGAATATGAGGAAGAAGGTGAGATGGAGGATGAACATGAAAAAGCCGAGGAAGATGATGGACATGCGAATGATCAAGATGATGATGGTGCAGTCAGGACACAAGATCAGCTTATGGCTGCTGGCCTCGAAGATTCTGATGCTGAAGATGACATG GCTGCGCCTTCTAATCGAAAACGGCGAGCATGGTCGtctgatgaagataatgatgacgAGCCATCAGGGAGACATCATGATTTGAGCCCTGCAGGTCGCAAAGAAGATTCGGCTGGAAGTGATCCTGATGATGCTAGAGATACTGAGACGAGAGATGAAATGCATGAACCAAACATGGGAGCCGGCGATGAGGATGACGACTAA